A window of Oryza glaberrima chromosome 2, OglaRS2, whole genome shotgun sequence genomic DNA:
CAGCACAgtacgcctcctccgccgcaacGTTCGCCGCATCCACGCGTCGGCGCCTCACTGGCCCTTGCCCCAGCATCCTAGGCTGTTTTTTCTCCCCATGGTCCAACGGTCCCACCCGTCATTCCGTCCGAACATGTCTGCGGCCGTCACGTGCAGTATTTATCCGCCGACCCGTTCGGCTCCGGCTCACTGGCATCCACCTCACTCGCCTCCCTGGCATTATTAAACCCCGCCTCGTTGCCAAGCCGATCACTCTGTGCAACACCGTGCGGTAGCAGAGCAAGAGCAGCAAAAAAAAACCACCACGCCTCGTTCAGTCACTCGCACGCTCGCTCGATCACCCGGCCGCCGCGAAGCGTCGACCGAAGTGTATCGCACATTTCGAAAGTTCTTCGCGGGCAACAGAAAGCAGTTTGTGGTGTGCATTGCCGATTTGCCATTGCGTTGGGTTCATTTCTTCCATCGGCAATGCTGGCGGCGTCGTTGAGagtcgaggcggtggcggtggttgcTGCGGCtgtgctggtgctgctgctctcgccggctgcggtggtggtggtggccgggcAGCATGATTACGGCGACGCGCTCCATAAGAGCATACTGTTCTTTGAGGGACAGCGCTCCGGCAGGCTTCCTCCCGACCAGCGTCTCCGCTGGCGCCGCGACTCCGGCCtccacgacggcgccgccgccggcgtacgTATTCTCGTCCTATAACTTGGCGTTAAGAATGTACTACTGGTGAAGCagcattgtgatttgtgagtaACCTGCTGTGGCCGCGTGTAGGTGGACTTGACCGGAGGGTACTACGACGCCGGCGACAACGTGAAGTTCGGGTTCCCGATGGCGTTCACGGCGACGCTGATGTCGTGGGGGCTGATCGACTTCGGGCGGAGCTTCGGGCCGCacaaggaggaggcgaggaaggCGGTGCGGTGGGCGACGGACTACCTGATGAAGGCGACGGCGAAGCCCAACACCGTGTACGTGCAGGTCGGCGACGCCTTCCGCGACCACTCGTGCTGGGAGCGGCCCGAGGACATGGACACGCCCCGCACCGTCTACAAGGTCGACCCCTCCCACCCCGgctccgacgtcgccgccgagaccgccgccgccctcgccgccggctccaTCGTCTTCCGCGACGCCGACCCCGCCTACTCCAAGCGCCTCCTCGACCGCGCCATCGCCGTAAGTACACCAGTGCGCGCCACCGCAGCAGCATTGATTTCGATTGTTTCCTCATGTCCACGTTATCTGCTTCGTGTACTCCTAGGTGTTCGAGTTCGCGGACAAGTACCGGGGCCCCTACAGCAGCAGCCTCCACGACGCGGTGTGCCCCTGCTACTGCGACTTCTCCGGGTACAAGGACGAGCTGCTCTGGGGCGCGGCGTGGCTGCACaaggcgtcgcgccgccgcgagtACCGCGAGTACATCAAGAAGAACGAGGTGGTGCTCGGCGCCAGCGAGTCCATCAACGAGTTCGGCTGGGACAACAAGCACGCCGGCATCAACGTCCTCATCTCCAAGGTAAATGCACCATTCCTCCATGATTTTACTACTGTGTGCCGATGCTGACGCGCTTTTCAAAGAAGCCTCGTCATTTTTGGCAGCTTCATTATGCCTTCGTCTTTCACAAAGAGTTGCCCAAACCGCAAGTTATCCGGTAGTACTCTTGAAACCTCTTTTCACTGTTAATAATAAAGATCTACTAATGACTGCATAACTGACTGCGTACGGAATTGAaccttttaagttttaaccCTTTTAGCTTTACATGTGGGCTCAATCAGGtttgttctgaacttctgatgcTTGTCTTTGAATACTCAAAGAGTCAAAGTAAGCCAGTACACCCTGACGGCCGTGACAGGAGAACTGCTAGTAATAGCGTCCTTTGACTAACAGCCTAATCCATCGTAtttcctccgttccataatataaaacatgcatgtatataagcAATTAACTATGACTCATTctctattaattattttttaatcctctctctcatgttctctaattctaagagcacccgtaatggtaaagtaagttgctctctataaaacatgtacatctcagcaatagactagattaatagtaaaccacctcaatagtatatctacatgggtatctatacctctctcatgcattgcctcgtttttctctatagattatctctaagttagtagatagctttgctctttctattcatttaatatcttccaaatagaaaaatatactgaCATGGATCGTGTAGAGAGCTTATAGATAatcattgtgggtgccctaatGAATACATGCaatgtatttattaggatgatccaaactacaatatgataataattattttttggtatttgggttaagggtggttatgccttagagcaagtataatagtgagctataagcctactataagcTTAGGTGGATAAGAGAGATACTAAAAAATCAAAGTTGTGGGCTcttatgcaagagctagcttatcacaagatccaagacaaatatataagtgagagatagagagaagagaagaaaaatatagccaaccttatagtAGGAACTGAGCTAGtatactattatccttgctcttatattttggaatggagggagtactagtagaGTAGTAGTGTACGACTACTGTATGAGCATGCTTGTCCGTTGCACTGCGCTCCTCCTATGATAGCCTCCTAGGTCCTTGTGCTCCGGTTGCTGCCCGTGCTGCAGTCTACTGTAGAAGTAGCAGGGAAGAACGCTTTTCAGTGCTCACGGTCACGGGTCGATCGATTCTCTCGTGCAATGTCCAAAACACCCTGAGTTCTAGCCTTCTAGGGGCCAGTACTACAAACAACTGTACTACCAGTAGGAGTATCACTGTACTGCTTACGTTAATTAATCTTGCGTTACTCCAGGAGGTTCTGATGGGGAAGGACGAGTACTTCCAGTCGTTCCGTGTCAACGCCGACAACTTCATGTGCAGCCTCCTCCCGGGCATCTCTAATCACCCCCAGATCCAGTACTCCCCAGGTTAATCAATCTCTCTatcaccatctctctctctctctctctctctctctctctctcagctagAACCGCAGCTCTTAAATTTGTTGTGTTGGCATTGCAATGCAGGTGGGCTGCTGTTCAAGGTTGGGGGCAGCAACATGCAGCACGTGACATCGCTGTCGTTCCTGCTGCTCGCCTACTCCAACTACCTGAGCCACGCCGGCGCGCGGGTGTCGTgcggcgcgggcggctcggCGTCGCCGACGCAGCTCCGCCGCGTGGCCAAGCGCCAGGTGGACTACATCCTCGGCGACAACCCGCTGCGGATGTCGTACATGGTGGGCTACGGCGCCAGGTTCCCGCGGCGGATCCACCACCGCGGGAGCTCCCTCCCGTCCGTCGCCGCGCACCCGGCGCGGATCGGGTGCAAGGGCGGCGCCGCCTACTACGCCAGCGCGGCGCCCAACCCCAACCTGCTGGTGGGCGCCGTCGTGGGCGGGCCCAGCGACGCCACGGACGCGTTCCCCGACGCGCGCGCCGTGTTCCAGCAGTCGGAGCCCACCACGTACATCAACGCGCCGCTCATGGGCCTCCTCGCCTACTTCTCCGCCCACCCAAACCCAGCCGAGTGGGCCGACGACTAGAACAACCCGCCAAAGTATATCAGCTATACGGGCCTGGGCTATTGTTTGTTTTGTCAGGGCCGAATCGGGTGATTATTGCCTGGTTGAATGATACTACTTGTGTAACCAAATATAGTTAACTTCCTCTACAAAACCCCAACAAAGTATAGTTAACTGCAGCCACCTCCTTTCATGCGAAAAATATCGGCCAGGAGGAATGCATAGGCTTTATTAGGCTGCTACTCCTACTAGCAATGTTGTAACAGTACTGTAGACATAGTTACACTTGTACTGCTATGGTTCAGCGAGTGGATTATATATAAAGTGCACCACCGACGTTTCCTCTGAACAAATGCTGCACCCTGTGTACTGAATTCACCCTGTCAGACGCTGACTCAGGCGACTAGTGACAATCCAATGGACCAGCAAAGGCAGCAGAGGCGGGGATCACATGTCGAGCTTCTGTTCACGGGTGAAATCCGTGAATCTCTCCGCTGCGTACTTGTGCTGGCACCTGGCGGGCATCACTAGAACGGTGTGGTCGGTGGGTCTCGATCTCTCTCAATCGTCATGCCTATTTTCAACTACATCAGGTGCAAATTTCCAAATTCTTGGTAGTAATTTCAATCACGAATACGCAGGAAATCATTGTTCATCAGTAATGCTTGCTTGCATGTGGAAGGGGTAAACTTAAAAGCAGAACAAGTGTAATGACAAATCAGGCTCCGCCGCTGCAGATGGCGGTGAGCAGCACCGGCAGCCTCActagcgacgacgacgtcgcctgCGCCGACCTCCGCAGCTGCCACTTGGCCCTCTCCTCCCGCGCAGGCAGCGCTCTCCCGTTGTCGAACAGCGGCGTCGACGACTTCCTCTcctccacgccgtcgccggagagcAGCCCGGTGCCCGCGAGCTGCCTCTCCATGTGCAAGAAGTGGCCCAGCGACGTcgtgccgccggcgtcgtccctGCAAAGGCGCCAccagctgccgccggcgccgcgccagcgcctacgcctccacctcctgcgccaccgccgcccgtcctcctcctcctctgccgcggcggcgcggggcctctcactctcctcccctccgtcccgcgccgcctccccctgctgctgctgctgctcctcgtcgtcgtcgaaggaAACGCCCATGAGCGTCCCCAGCGTCGTGCTCCGGTCCCGAAAGAACGACGACCCCGTGGACTACAACAGAGCAACATCCACACCCATATCAAGATCTCCAAAACAAATGAAATGGCACGGCTAATGATTCTTTGTGTACCTCGGTGTCGACATCGGAGGAAGAGGGTGACGTCTCGGCGGAGGACGAGGTCGGTATCATGCCAGCGTCGCCGTCCATATCCTCTCCTTCCGGCCGGCGGCTCAATGGGTGAAGTGTGATCGTGATGTGCTCTAGAAAAACTTATCTGCTTCTCCCGTCGAATCGAGGGTAGTGGTGTTTTCTATGCGGGCTGCGACTGCGGCTGCGGCAGTGGCGCAAGGCAACAACGGTCAAgggaaatgaatgaatgaatactCCAGCTTGAGCTTTGAGCCTCTGACAGTCTGACTGAATGTGGGGTAGAGGCAATCAGGCGAAGAGAGTAGGTTCCCTACAATAAGCGACTTTCAAGGCGGTGTTTGACTGAACTGTTAACAAACAGTGAGCTCCTGCCGATTATATTAATTAAGACACCTTCTAATCAGACTCGTTGgattagagcaaatttaatagtatagcccactaataactccaattcatatatagaCAATCTAATagcaatttatataatagttgtttactatactattaatatatggacccacttgtcatacatACATTGCGTCTTATAGTCTgtactgtagctggctacagatctgtagcccgctgctcttctctctcattctttatctcattaaaatatgtttacagctggctaatagcctgctattatacgAA
This region includes:
- the LOC127762866 gene encoding endoglucanase 6, which gives rise to MLAASLRVEAVAVVAAAVLVLLLSPAAVVVVAGQHDYGDALHKSILFFEGQRSGRLPPDQRLRWRRDSGLHDGAAAGVDLTGGYYDAGDNVKFGFPMAFTATLMSWGLIDFGRSFGPHKEEARKAVRWATDYLMKATAKPNTVYVQVGDAFRDHSCWERPEDMDTPRTVYKVDPSHPGSDVAAETAAALAAGSIVFRDADPAYSKRLLDRAIAVFEFADKYRGPYSSSLHDAVCPCYCDFSGYKDELLWGAAWLHKASRRREYREYIKKNEVVLGASESINEFGWDNKHAGINVLISKEVLMGKDEYFQSFRVNADNFMCSLLPGISNHPQIQYSPGGLLFKVGGSNMQHVTSLSFLLLAYSNYLSHAGARVSCGAGGSASPTQLRRVAKRQVDYILGDNPLRMSYMVGYGARFPRRIHHRGSSLPSVAAHPARIGCKGGAAYYASAAPNPNLLVGAVVGGPSDATDAFPDARAVFQQSEPTTYINAPLMGLLAYFSAHPNPAEWADD
- the LOC127762867 gene encoding uncharacterized protein At3g17950-like, with the protein product MDGDAGMIPTSSSAETSPSSSDVDTESTGSSFFRDRSTTLGTLMGVSFDDDEEQQQQQGEAARDGGEESERPRAAAAEEEEDGRRWRRRWRRRRWRGAGGSWWRLCRDDAGGTTSLGHFLHMERQLAGTGLLSGDGVEERKSSTPLFDNGRALPAREERAKWQLRRSAQATSSSLVRLPVLLTAICSGGA